A single window of Hyla sarda isolate aHylSar1 chromosome 2, aHylSar1.hap1, whole genome shotgun sequence DNA harbors:
- the LOC130357893 gene encoding uncharacterized protein LOC130357893 yields the protein MVFFYLQKIGASMGAKSSPALANLFVFWWENFFIFSEHNPYRDNIAWFGRYVDDVIVIWKNNESSANVFMSYLNDNHCNLRFTHTWSKTCTPFLDVLLVDNGDSIEVRPFRKAISGNTLLRADSCHPEHTIKGVPVGKLIRGKRNSSEESVYQAEANAMCTRFRQRGYPNWILDKARKRVDVIQRSDLLTNKEHTQPGELRQRLVA from the exons atggtgtttttttatttgcaaaaaatCGGAGCTTCTATGGGTGCGAAATCTTCACCTGCCCTTGCTAATTTATTTGTGTTCTGGTgggagaatttttttattttttctgaacaTAACCCTTATCGAGACAATATCGCATGGTTTGGCAGATACGTCGATGACGTCATTGTAATATGGAAAAATAATGAAAGCTCTGCAAATGTATTCATGTCTTACCTTAATGATAACCATTGCAATTTGCGATTCACCCACACTTGGTCTAAAACGTGTACACCCTTTTTGGATGTGCTCTTGGTTGATAACGGTGACAGCATAGAGGTGCGTCCTTTTCGTAAAGCCATTTCTGGCAACACATTACTTAGGGCCGATTCTTGTCATCCAGAGCACACCATCAAGGGCGTTCCTGTTGGTAAACTAATCCGTGGGAAACGGAACAGTTCTGAGGAGTCTGTGTATCAGGCGGAAGCTAATGCTATGTGCACACGCTTTAGGCAGCGCGGCTATCCAAACTGGATTCTTGACAAAGCCCGTAAGCGAGTGGACGTTATACAAAGATCAGATCTTCTCACCAACAAAGAACACACTCAG CCTGGTGAACTGAGGCAGAGATTGGTGGCATGA